Proteins encoded by one window of Esox lucius isolate fEsoLuc1 chromosome 4, fEsoLuc1.pri, whole genome shotgun sequence:
- the mtnr1c gene encoding melatonin receptor type 1C isoform X2 — protein sequence MFVVSLSVADLVVAVYPYPLSLMAIFHDDWILGDLHCQASGFLMGLSVIGSIFNITAIAINRYCYICHSLHYDRLYSHHNTVCYLALTWVLTCLAIVPNFFVGSLQYDPRIYSCTFAQTVSSHYTICVVVIHFLIPLAVVSYCYMRIWVLVIQVKHRVKPEHRTTTVKPSDIKNFLTMFMVFVLFAVCWAPLNLIGLAVAINPVRVAPNIPDWLFVASYFMAYFNSCLNAVIYGLLNQNFRKEYKTILLALCLPRRLLLETSRCGTEAGLRSKQPSKSPAMTNNNQAEINV from the exons ATGTTTGTGGTGAGCCTGTCGGTAGCGGATCTGGTGGTGGCTGTGTACCCCTACCCTCTCTCCCTGATGGCCATCTTCCACGATGACTGGATCTTGGGTGACCTCCACTGCCAGGCCAGTGGCTTCCTGATGGGCCTCAGCGTCATCGGCTCCATCTTCAACATCACGGCCATCGCCATCAACCGCTACTGCTACATCTGCCACAGCCTGCACTACGACCGGCTCTACAGCCACCACAATACTGTGTGTTACCTGGCTCTTACCTGGGTCCTCACCTGCCTGGCCATTGTACCTAACTTCTTCGTTGGTTCTCTTCAGTACGACCCGAGGATCTATTCCTGCACCTTTGCCCAGACG GTGAGCTCTCACTACACCATCTGTGTGGTGGTAATCCACTTCCTGATCCCGCTGGCCGTTGTCTCCTACTGTTACATGAGGATTTGGGTCCTCGTCATCCAGGTGAAGCACCGTGTCAAGCCAGAACACCGTACCACTACGGTCAAGCCCAGCGACATCAAGAACTTCCTGACAATGTTCATGGTCTTTGTGCTATTCGCTGTCTGCTGGGCACCGCTCAACCTAATTGGCTTAGCAGTGGCAATAAATCCGGTCAGAGTAGCGCCTAACATCCCTGATTGGCTATTCGTGGCTAGCTACTTCATGGCATATTTTAACAGTTGCCTGAACGCTGTCATCTATGGACTTCTGAACCAGAACTTCAGGAAGGAGTACAAGACAATTCTCCTGGCGTTGTGTTTACCCAGAAGGCTACTCTTGGAGACGTCTCGGTGTGGGACAGAGGCGGGGCTGAGGTCCAAACAACCCAGCAAGTCTCCAGCCATGACAAACAATAACCAAGCCGAGATTAACGTTTGA